From the genome of Cydia strobilella chromosome 21, ilCydStro3.1, whole genome shotgun sequence, one region includes:
- the LOC134751018 gene encoding UDP-glucose 4-epimerase isoform X2: MLQSCDTMQPQTNGISSTMPSSILITGGAGYIGTHTVAALLEESTPHELVVVDNLSNAHRERGQKKPEPLRIVEELTGKNIHFYDADIRDAAKLSEIFNKHNIECVIHFAALKAVGESVDKPLEYYQVNISGTCTLFDVMRKHGVYKLVYSSSCTVYGEPQKLPIDESHPTGLGLTSPYGKSKYFCEEIMKDICRSDPKWTVVSLRYFNPVGAHLSGRIGEDPAGTPNNLMPYISQVAVGRLPELQVFGNNYPTSDGTGVRDYIHVVDLAAGHERAVRLLQQPGASGFHAVNLGTGVGYSVLQMIKAFEEASGRKIPYKIVGRRPGDISENYADVSLSHRLLGWRATRTLEDMCRDTWRWQSAHPNGFKS, encoded by the exons TATTTCCAGCACAATGCCCTCATCAATCCTAATAACCGGCGGGGCGGGGTACATCGGCACCCACACCGTCGCCGCCCTCCTGGAAGAGTCTACGCCCCACGAGCTGGTGGTCGTGGACAACCTGTCCAACGCGCACAGAGAACGGGGGCAGAAGAAGCCGGAGCCTCTGAGGATAGTGGAGGAACTGACGGGGAAGAATATACACTTCTACGATGCTGATATTAGGGACGCTGCGAAATTGAGCGAGATTTTTAACAAG CACAACATAGAGTGCGTCATCCACTTCGCGGCGTTGAAGGCAGTGGGCGAATCAGTAGACAAACCATTGGAGTACTATCAAGTTAACATCTCTGGGACATGCACGCTTTTTGAC GTAATGCGAAAACACGGCGTCTACAAACTAGTCTACAGTTCGTCCTGCACCGTGTACGGGGAGCCTCAGAAACTGCCGATCGACGAGTCCCACCCCACGGGCCTAGGCCTCACGAGCCCCTACGGCAAGTCCAAGTACTTCTGCGAGGAGATCATGAAGGACATCTGCCGGAGCGACCCT AAATGGACCGTGGTGTCTCTGCGTTACTTCAACCCCGTTGGAGCTCATCTAAGCGGCCGGATCGGCGAGGACCCCGCGGGCACGCCGAACAATCTGATGCCGTACATATCACAG GTGGCCGTAGGCCGTCTTCCAGAGCTGCAGGTGTTCGGCAACAATTACCCAACTTCGGACGGTACCGGGGTCCGGGACTACATTCACGTGGTGGACCTGGCGGCTGGACATGAGCGCGCCGTGCGTCTGTTACAGCAACCAGGAGCTAGCGGCTTCCACGCTGTTAACTtag GCACCGGAGTCGGCTATTCCGTCCTGCAAATGATAAAAGCCTTCGAAGAGGCCAGCGGGCGCAAGATCCCATACAAAATAGTCGGCCGGCGCCCCGGAGACATATCCGAGAACTATGCTGACGTCTCGCTCTCGCACAGGCTGTTGGGCTGGCGTGCGACAAGGACGCTCGAAGACATGTGCAGGGATACTTGGAGGTGGCAGAGCGCGCATCCTAACGGGTTTAAGAGTTAG
- the LOC134751018 gene encoding UDP-glucose 4-epimerase isoform X3 → MLQSCDTMQPQTNGTMPSSILITGGAGYIGTHTVAALLEESTPHELVVVDNLSNAHRERGQKKPEPLRIVEELTGKNIHFYDADIRDAAKLSEIFNKHNIECVIHFAALKAVGESVDKPLEYYQVNISGTCTLFDVMRKHGVYKLVYSSSCTVYGEPQKLPIDESHPTGLGLTSPYGKSKYFCEEIMKDICRSDPKWTVVSLRYFNPVGAHLSGRIGEDPAGTPNNLMPYISQVAVGRLPELQVFGNNYPTSDGTGVRDYIHVVDLAAGHERAVRLLQQPGASGFHAVNLGTGVGYSVLQMIKAFEEASGRKIPYKIVGRRPGDISENYADVSLSHRLLGWRATRTLEDMCRDTWRWQSAHPNGFKS, encoded by the exons CACAATGCCCTCATCAATCCTAATAACCGGCGGGGCGGGGTACATCGGCACCCACACCGTCGCCGCCCTCCTGGAAGAGTCTACGCCCCACGAGCTGGTGGTCGTGGACAACCTGTCCAACGCGCACAGAGAACGGGGGCAGAAGAAGCCGGAGCCTCTGAGGATAGTGGAGGAACTGACGGGGAAGAATATACACTTCTACGATGCTGATATTAGGGACGCTGCGAAATTGAGCGAGATTTTTAACAAG CACAACATAGAGTGCGTCATCCACTTCGCGGCGTTGAAGGCAGTGGGCGAATCAGTAGACAAACCATTGGAGTACTATCAAGTTAACATCTCTGGGACATGCACGCTTTTTGAC GTAATGCGAAAACACGGCGTCTACAAACTAGTCTACAGTTCGTCCTGCACCGTGTACGGGGAGCCTCAGAAACTGCCGATCGACGAGTCCCACCCCACGGGCCTAGGCCTCACGAGCCCCTACGGCAAGTCCAAGTACTTCTGCGAGGAGATCATGAAGGACATCTGCCGGAGCGACCCT AAATGGACCGTGGTGTCTCTGCGTTACTTCAACCCCGTTGGAGCTCATCTAAGCGGCCGGATCGGCGAGGACCCCGCGGGCACGCCGAACAATCTGATGCCGTACATATCACAG GTGGCCGTAGGCCGTCTTCCAGAGCTGCAGGTGTTCGGCAACAATTACCCAACTTCGGACGGTACCGGGGTCCGGGACTACATTCACGTGGTGGACCTGGCGGCTGGACATGAGCGCGCCGTGCGTCTGTTACAGCAACCAGGAGCTAGCGGCTTCCACGCTGTTAACTtag GCACCGGAGTCGGCTATTCCGTCCTGCAAATGATAAAAGCCTTCGAAGAGGCCAGCGGGCGCAAGATCCCATACAAAATAGTCGGCCGGCGCCCCGGAGACATATCCGAGAACTATGCTGACGTCTCGCTCTCGCACAGGCTGTTGGGCTGGCGTGCGACAAGGACGCTCGAAGACATGTGCAGGGATACTTGGAGGTGGCAGAGCGCGCATCCTAACGGGTTTAAGAGTTAG
- the LOC134751018 gene encoding UDP-glucose 4-epimerase isoform X1 has translation MPSSILITGGAGYIGTHTVAALLEESTPHELVVVDNLSNAHRERGQKKPEPLRIVEELTGKNIHFYDADIRDAAKLSEIFNKHNIECVIHFAALKAVGESVDKPLEYYQVNISGTCTLFDVMRKHGVYKLVYSSSCTVYGEPQKLPIDESHPTGLGLTSPYGKSKYFCEEIMKDICRSDPKWTVVSLRYFNPVGAHLSGRIGEDPAGTPNNLMPYISQVAVGRLPELQVFGNNYPTSDGTGVRDYIHVVDLAAGHERAVRLLQQPGASGFHAVNLGTGVGYSVLQMIKAFEEASGRKIPYKIVGRRPGDISENYADVSLSHRLLGWRATRTLEDMCRDTWRWQSAHPNGFKS, from the exons ATGCCCTCATCAATCCTAATAACCGGCGGGGCGGGGTACATCGGCACCCACACCGTCGCCGCCCTCCTGGAAGAGTCTACGCCCCACGAGCTGGTGGTCGTGGACAACCTGTCCAACGCGCACAGAGAACGGGGGCAGAAGAAGCCGGAGCCTCTGAGGATAGTGGAGGAACTGACGGGGAAGAATATACACTTCTACGATGCTGATATTAGGGACGCTGCGAAATTGAGCGAGATTTTTAACAAG CACAACATAGAGTGCGTCATCCACTTCGCGGCGTTGAAGGCAGTGGGCGAATCAGTAGACAAACCATTGGAGTACTATCAAGTTAACATCTCTGGGACATGCACGCTTTTTGAC GTAATGCGAAAACACGGCGTCTACAAACTAGTCTACAGTTCGTCCTGCACCGTGTACGGGGAGCCTCAGAAACTGCCGATCGACGAGTCCCACCCCACGGGCCTAGGCCTCACGAGCCCCTACGGCAAGTCCAAGTACTTCTGCGAGGAGATCATGAAGGACATCTGCCGGAGCGACCCT AAATGGACCGTGGTGTCTCTGCGTTACTTCAACCCCGTTGGAGCTCATCTAAGCGGCCGGATCGGCGAGGACCCCGCGGGCACGCCGAACAATCTGATGCCGTACATATCACAG GTGGCCGTAGGCCGTCTTCCAGAGCTGCAGGTGTTCGGCAACAATTACCCAACTTCGGACGGTACCGGGGTCCGGGACTACATTCACGTGGTGGACCTGGCGGCTGGACATGAGCGCGCCGTGCGTCTGTTACAGCAACCAGGAGCTAGCGGCTTCCACGCTGTTAACTtag GCACCGGAGTCGGCTATTCCGTCCTGCAAATGATAAAAGCCTTCGAAGAGGCCAGCGGGCGCAAGATCCCATACAAAATAGTCGGCCGGCGCCCCGGAGACATATCCGAGAACTATGCTGACGTCTCGCTCTCGCACAGGCTGTTGGGCTGGCGTGCGACAAGGACGCTCGAAGACATGTGCAGGGATACTTGGAGGTGGCAGAGCGCGCATCCTAACGGGTTTAAGAGTTAG